In Janibacter alkaliphilus, the following proteins share a genomic window:
- a CDS encoding NAD(P)-dependent alcohol dehydrogenase, which translates to MPTTVPALAAAAADAPFERVQIERRDLRPDDVQIDIRWAGICHSDIHMKRGEWGETLYPLTPGHEILGTVVAVGDQVTRHQVGDVVGVGCLVDSCGECAPCTDGEEQYCTKGSVQTYGQEDYHGEVTKGGYSDQVVVKDAFVVRIPDGYAESDHAAVTPLLCAGITTYHPLKEHGVGPGSRVGVIGLGGLGHVAVKIAAAMGAEVTVLSRTDAKKADGLAFGATDYRATEDGTAFSELAGSFDVIINTVGSGIPLDSYMRLLDRGGVLANVGAPTDSLQVSAFSLLANRRRLAGNMIGGLPETQEMLDFCAEHGVAATVEVIGADQVDDYYDKVVAGDVRYRAVIDTTTLAG; encoded by the coding sequence ATGCCCACCACCGTCCCCGCCCTCGCCGCCGCCGCGGCCGACGCCCCCTTCGAGCGGGTCCAGATCGAGCGCCGCGACCTGCGCCCCGACGACGTGCAGATCGACATCCGCTGGGCCGGCATCTGCCACAGCGACATCCACATGAAGCGCGGCGAGTGGGGCGAGACCCTCTACCCGCTCACCCCCGGTCACGAGATCCTCGGGACCGTCGTCGCCGTCGGTGACCAGGTCACCCGCCACCAGGTCGGCGACGTCGTCGGCGTCGGCTGCCTCGTCGACTCCTGCGGCGAGTGCGCCCCGTGCACCGACGGCGAGGAGCAGTACTGCACGAAGGGGTCGGTGCAGACCTACGGCCAGGAGGACTACCACGGCGAGGTGACCAAGGGCGGCTACAGCGACCAGGTCGTCGTCAAGGACGCCTTCGTCGTGCGCATCCCAGACGGTTACGCCGAGAGCGACCACGCCGCCGTGACCCCGCTGCTGTGCGCCGGCATCACCACCTACCACCCGCTCAAGGAGCACGGTGTCGGCCCCGGCAGCCGGGTCGGGGTCATCGGGCTCGGCGGGCTCGGCCACGTCGCGGTGAAGATCGCGGCCGCCATGGGCGCCGAGGTCACCGTGCTCAGCCGCACCGACGCGAAGAAGGCGGACGGGCTCGCCTTCGGCGCCACCGACTACCGGGCCACCGAGGACGGCACCGCCTTCAGCGAGCTCGCCGGCAGCTTCGACGTCATCATCAACACCGTCGGCTCGGGCATCCCGCTGGACTCCTACATGCGCCTGCTCGACCGCGGCGGCGTGCTCGCCAACGTCGGCGCCCCGACCGACTCGCTGCAGGTCAGCGCCTTCTCGCTGCTGGCCAACCGGCGTCGTCTGGCCGGCAACATGATCGGCGGCCTGCCGGAGACCCAGGAGATGCTCGACTTCTGCGCCGAGCACGGGGTCGCCGCCACCGTCGAGGTCATCGGCGCCGACCAGGTCGACGACTACTACGACAAGGTCGTCGCCGGCGACGTGCGCTACCGCGCGGTCATCGACACCACGACCCTCGCCGGCTGA
- a CDS encoding cation:proton antiporter: MEVASTYLVVTFGCALLAVVLRLPPLVGFLSAGFLLAAIGADPLPGLEVAADLGVTLLLFGIGLKLDVRTLVRPEVWVTSVAHMGIFSIVGAGVLGLLSLAGLPYLAGLGWPGLLALGFALSYSSTVLVVKVLEDRGEQQAFYGRIALGVLVIQDLAAVLFIVAANGELPSPWVFALVLLWPLSRVVRALWGWLGHGEMQALFGILVALVPGYALFEALGLKGDLGALVMGLLLAGHPAATELSRQLSSIKDVLLIGFFINIGMTEVPQLDHVLVALVVLVMLPLQGWGYAGLLRLFRITRHATSRVGLLLANFSEFGLIVTATASATGWVSEDWLTIMALAVAASFVLSAAVNRHERLADEVARALPADPPRERVHPECRPFDVGDAEAVVIGIGRVGTGAAHQLADVHHLRTLGVEQSRDKLAPITRGGIQVIEADGTDTGLVDAIVESPTIRLVVLALPAHQACLDITHLLHEHGYTGVIAAAARYEDHARQLRAAGVDVVLQVYAGAGAQLADEARALTDAR; the protein is encoded by the coding sequence ATGGAGGTCGCCAGCACGTACCTGGTCGTGACCTTCGGCTGCGCCCTGCTGGCGGTGGTGCTCCGGCTCCCGCCGCTCGTCGGCTTCCTCAGCGCCGGCTTCCTGCTCGCGGCGATCGGCGCCGACCCGCTGCCCGGGCTGGAGGTGGCCGCCGACCTCGGCGTGACCCTGCTCCTCTTCGGCATCGGCCTCAAGCTCGACGTCCGCACCCTGGTCCGCCCCGAGGTCTGGGTGACCTCGGTGGCCCACATGGGCATCTTCTCCATCGTCGGCGCCGGGGTGCTCGGCCTGCTCTCGCTCGCCGGCCTGCCCTACCTCGCCGGGCTGGGCTGGCCAGGGCTGCTGGCGCTCGGCTTCGCCCTGTCCTACTCCTCGACCGTGCTCGTGGTGAAGGTCCTCGAGGACCGCGGCGAGCAGCAGGCCTTCTACGGGCGGATCGCCCTCGGCGTGCTCGTCATCCAGGACCTCGCCGCGGTGCTCTTCATCGTCGCGGCGAACGGCGAGCTGCCGTCCCCCTGGGTCTTCGCCCTCGTGCTGCTCTGGCCGCTCTCCCGCGTGGTGCGAGCGCTGTGGGGGTGGCTGGGCCACGGCGAGATGCAGGCCCTCTTCGGCATCCTCGTGGCGCTGGTGCCGGGCTACGCCCTCTTCGAGGCCCTCGGGCTGAAGGGGGATCTCGGCGCCCTGGTCATGGGTCTGCTGCTGGCCGGGCACCCGGCCGCCACCGAGCTCTCCCGGCAGCTGTCCTCGATCAAGGACGTGCTGCTCATCGGCTTCTTCATCAACATCGGCATGACCGAGGTGCCGCAGCTCGACCACGTGCTCGTCGCGCTGGTCGTGCTCGTGATGCTGCCGCTACAGGGCTGGGGCTACGCCGGGCTGCTGCGGCTCTTCCGGATCACGCGGCACGCCACCTCACGGGTGGGGCTGCTGCTGGCGAACTTCTCCGAGTTCGGCCTCATCGTCACCGCGACGGCTAGCGCCACCGGGTGGGTCAGCGAGGACTGGCTGACGATCATGGCGCTGGCGGTGGCGGCCAGCTTCGTGCTCTCGGCGGCGGTGAACCGGCACGAGCGGCTGGCCGACGAGGTGGCCCGGGCGCTGCCGGCCGACCCGCCGCGGGAGCGGGTGCACCCGGAGTGCCGACCCTTCGACGTCGGTGACGCCGAGGCCGTGGTCATCGGCATCGGCCGGGTCGGCACCGGCGCCGCGCACCAGCTCGCCGACGTGCACCACCTGCGCACCCTCGGGGTGGAGCAGAGCCGGGACAAGCTGGCGCCGATCACCCGGGGCGGGATCCAGGTCATCGAGGCCGACGGCACCGACACCGGGCTGGTCGACGCCATCGTGGAGAGCCCGACGATCCGCCTCGTCGTGCTCGCGCTGCCGGCCCACCAGGCCTGCCTGGACATCACCCACCTGCTGCACGAGCACGGCTACACCGGGGTGATCGCCGCGGCCGCCCGCTACGAGGACCACGCCCGGCAGCTGCGCGCGGCCGGGGTGGACGTCGTGCTGCAGGTCTACGCCGGCGCCGGGGCGCAGCTCGCGGACGAGGCGCGGGCGCTCACCGACGCGCGGTGA